One Perognathus longimembris pacificus isolate PPM17 chromosome 24, ASM2315922v1, whole genome shotgun sequence DNA segment encodes these proteins:
- the Mfsd8 gene encoding major facilitator superfamily domain-containing protein 8 — protein MASPGTEAEREPLLGHLTPGSREWDAIETEEHYKSRWRSIRVLYLTMFLSSIGFSIVIMSIWPYLQKIDQTADASFLGWVIASFSLGQMVASPIFGLWSNYRPRKEPLIVSIFISVAANCLYAYVHVPAAHNKYYMLIARALVGFGAGNVAVVRSYIAGATSLQERTGSMANTSTCQALGFILGPVFQTCFVLIGEKGVTWDAIKLQINMYTAPVLLGAFLGILNIILIITVLREHRVNDSGQQCKNTNFVEASTDEAHILQGNIDQVAVVATNALFFVVLFIFALFETILAPLTTDMYGWTQEQAVLYGGIILASLGVEAVIIFMGVKLLSKMIGERAVLLGGLTVVWAGFFILLPWGSQFPKIQWEDLHNNSVPNTTLGEMIIGLWKFPSEHHNELPTGCPIEQAWCLYTPVIHLAQLLTAAVLIGIGYPACNVMSYTLYSKIIGPRPQGLYMGWLTASGSGARILGPVFISHVYTYLGPRWAFSLVCGIVVLTIILLGVVYKRLIAFSVRHGGIQE, from the exons ATGGCGAGCCCGGGAACTGAGGCGGAGCGCGAGCCCCTCTTAGGCCACCTCACGCCCGGAAGCAG GGAATGGGATGCTATAGAAACCGAAGAACATTATAAGAGCCGGTGGAGATCTATTAGGGTTTTATATCTTACTATGTTTCTCAGCAGTATAG GGTTTTCTATTGTGATAATGTCAATATGGCCATACCTCCAAAAG ATTGATCAGACAGCTGATGCAAGTTTTTTGGGCTGGGTTATTGCTTCATTTAGTCTTGGCCAAATGGTAGCTTCACCTATATTTGGTTTATGGTCTAATTATAGGCCAAGAAAAGAACCTCTTATTGTTTCCATCTTTATATCGGTGGCAGCCAATTGCCTGTATGCCTATGTCCATGTCCCAGCTGCCCATAATAAATACTACATGTTGATTGCTCGTGCACTGGTGGGATTCGGAGCAG GAAATGTAGCAGTTGTTCGATCCTATATTGCTGGTGCAACTTCTCTTCAGGAAAGAACAGGTTCCATGGCAAACACAAGTACATGCCAAGCACTAGGCTTCATTCTGGGGCCAG TTTTTCAGACTTGTTTTGTACTCATTGGAGAAAAAGGTGTGACATGGGATGCCATTAAGCTGCAGATAAACATGTACACAGCACCTGTTTTACTTGGTGCCTTCCTgggaattttaaatattattctgATCATTACTGTTTTAAG agaacATCGTGTGAATGATTCAGGACAACAGTGTAAGAATACTAATTTTGTGGAAG CAAGTACAGATGAAGCTCACATTCTCCAAGGAAATATTGACCAAGTTGCAGTCGTGGCCACCAATGCCCTATTTTTTGtggttctatttatttttgcccTTTTTGAAAC GATACTGGCTCCATTGACCACAGATATGTATGGCTGGACTCAAGAACAGGCTGTGCTTTATGGTGGAATAATACTTGCTTCTCTTGGAGTTGAAGCAGTTATTATTTTCATGGGAGTTAAATTACTTTCCAAAAT GATTGGCGAGCGTGCTGTTCTACTGGGAGGACTCACAGTTGTATGGGCTGGCTTCTTTATCTTGTTACCTTGGGGAAGTCAATTTCCTAAAATACAATGGGAAG ATTTACATAATAATTCAGTTCCTAATACTACCTTGGGGGAAATGATTATTGGTCTTTGGAAATTTCCCAGCGAGCATCACAATGAGCTGCCAACTGGCTGCCCGATAGAACAGGCCTGGTGCCTGTATACCCCAGTGATCCATCTGGCCCAGCTCCTCACCGCAGCTGTGCTAATTGGCATAGGCTATCCAGCCTGCAATGTCATGTCATACACACTGTATTCAAAAATTATAGGACCGAGACCTCAG GGCTTGTACATGGGCTGGCTAACGGCTTCTGGAAGTGGAGCACGGATTCTTGGGCCTGTGTTCATCAGCCATGTGTATACTTACCTGGGACCACGATGGGCATTCAGCCTTGTGTGCGGAATAGTGGTCCTTACCATCATACTCCTGGGAGTGGTATACAAAAGACTTATTGCCTTTTCTGTGAGGCACGGGGGGATTCAAGAGTAA